CGACCATGAAGAAGCTCCTGCTCCTGATCGTGGTAGCGGCCATCGGCGCGGTGGTGGCGAGGCGGCTGCTCGACTCCTGAGCCGCCACCACCAGATCCCCGCCCCGACCAGCCCGGCCGCGGTGGCGGCCGCCGCCACGCCGGGCGCGCCCCCGGGCGGGGCGCGGCGGGTGGGCAGGCGGACGGTGCGCTCCCACGTGCGGATCTCCCAGCCCCGCTCCTTGGCCAGCTTGGACAGGACCCGGTCGGGGTTCACGACCACCGGGCGGCCCACCACCTCGAGCATCGGGACGTCGGTGTAGGAGTCGGAGTAGGCCCACGACCCTTCCAGGTCGATGCCGTCGCGCTCGGCCAGGGCGCGCATGGCCTCGGCCTTGAACGGCCCGTAGGCGTAGAAGGCCATCTCGCCGGTGTAGCGGCCCTGGTCGTCGACCCGGGGCCGGCTGGCGATGGCGCCGTGGACGCCGAGGTGGTCGGCCAGCGGGGTCACGATCTCCTCCGGGCTGGCCGACACCAGGTAGACCGGCCGCCCCGCCAGGCGGTGGTTCTCCATCTCCTCGATGGCCTCGGCGTAGATGATCGGCTCCACCACCTCGTCGAGGGTCTCCCGCACGATCTCCCGAACCTGGTCGCGGTCCCATCCCTTGGTGAGGGCCAGCACCGAGTCCCGGATCCGCTCCAGCTTCTGCTCGCTGGCCCCGAGGTGCAGGTAGACGAGCTGGCCGTACAGGGCGCGGAGCACCGTCCGGCGGGAGATCAGCCCGTGGGAGTAGAGCGGCCGCCCGAAGGCCACCATCGACGCCCGGGCGATCACGGTCTTGTCGAGGTCGAAGAAGGCCGCCTCCACGCCGCCAGACACTACGGCCCGGCGCCGCCCGGAACCTTCGGGCAAATCCTCCCTTTTGCCCGCAGGAGAACCCCACCCCAGCGGCGAATATCCGCTCCGTTCACTAGGGCCCTCTAACCGGGCCCGGGCGCGCTCAGGAGGCGACAGGGTGGGACTTTCCAGGAAGATCGGCGCGCTGGGCGCCATCGGGACGCTGGGCGTTCTGGCGGTGGGGGCGCCGGCCGGAGCGGCCACCGGCTCCCCCGGTCACCCGGAGGTGTACGCCGGCACGGCCCAGGGCACGGCCCTGGTTCTCAACCTCTTCGGCCACACCGTGACCGAGGGAGTGAGCACCGTGAAGGCGGCTTCGAGCCAGCTGGCCGACGCCCTCGGCATCGGCGCCGTCGTCGACGGCACCGTGTACTCCCAGGAGCACTCCGCCGCCACCGCCGCCGATCAGGCCCAGACCCTGCCCGAAGCCTGTGCCACCCCGGCCCTGCCGGCGCTTCCCGCCCCGCTGCCTCAGCCCACCCTCGGGCTGGCCTGCGCTTCCAGCGCCGCCAACACCAAGAACGCCACGCCCTGGGCGGCGGCGGTCGGGAAGGTGGCCGACCTCGACCTCAACGCCGCCGGGCTGGTGGGCACCCTGACCCAGACCCTCCAGCCGGTGCTGAACCAGCTTCAGCCGGTGTTCGGGACCCTCCAGCAGATCCAGCAGATCGCCCCCCAGATCAACGTGCAGGACACCGTCGGCCAGCTCCTCCAGGCCGTCGGCACCCAGCGCACCCTCCACCTCAGCCTGGGCAGCACCACCTCGTTCGTCCGCACCGAGGCCTCGACGGTCACCTCGAACTCCTCGGCGTCGGGCGGGGACATCCAGATCCTCGGCCTGGACGCCCTGCCCAACAGCGCCCCGCTGGCCGAGATCCAGGTCGGCGCGTCCAGCGCCCAGGT
This region of Acidimicrobiales bacterium genomic DNA includes:
- a CDS encoding HAD-IB family hydrolase; translation: MEAAFFDLDKTVIARASMVAFGRPLYSHGLISRRTVLRALYGQLVYLHLGASEQKLERIRDSVLALTKGWDRDQVREIVRETLDEVVEPIIYAEAIEEMENHRLAGRPVYLVSASPEEIVTPLADHLGVHGAIASRPRVDDQGRYTGEMAFYAYGPFKAEAMRALAERDGIDLEGSWAYSDSYTDVPMLEVVGRPVVVNPDRVLSKLAKERGWEIRTWERTVRLPTRRAPPGGAPGVAAAATAAGLVGAGIWWWRLRSRAAASPPPRRWPLPRSGAGASSWSGRLTRVPRELVGSLGDTPAGLGTLAAVGGRGRRGRGSPTGAMGVIRRIRVPTRH